The segment CAACCAGCAGCAGCTGTACCAACACCTGGCGCACCCACTGGTGGACCAAATCCCCTTAACTTTTTGCGTGAGGATCCACGTTTTAACCAAATGCGCCGCGTTATTCGCCAACGCCCCGAACTGTTAAGCAGTGTTTTAGCTCGCATTGAAGAAACCAATCCCGCCCTTTTGGCCGTTATACGAGAACATCAAGATGAATTTGTCGCCATGATAAATGAGGAGGCTGGTGTAGAAGCCACCGAAGGAGGTGGTGGCGCTCCCCGAGAAGATGTTGTGGAAATTGTGCTAACCGAAGAAGAAAGACAAGCTGTTGATCGCTTAGTGGCCTTAGGTTTTCCCCGTGAGATCGTCTTACAAGCCTATATAGCCTGTGAAAAGAATGAAGAACAGACCGCAGACTTTTTGTGTCGACACATGGAAGACTAGAGCATTAATCAAGGGAGAGAGAGAGCGAACGAGATAAAAGTTAGAAGTAAAGCAGCAATGAGTACACAGATTGAAGGAGTCAAAAGGAAGGATATTCTTACAcatgttgtaaaaatataatctaTATGCATATAATATTGAAGatttaatttaacaactaaAATACATGATAAAATTCGTAATAATTCTTGAGATCAAATCAATATCGTCTTTttgttttcgaattttattccaaaatttaCGCAGCATTTGACGAagtaatcaatttttatattcaataaatataaactGGTACTTACCTTTGTAATACCGGCAATATCTTCGTAGCCTAAACTATATTGTTGTGCTATTTGATATGGTATCTGTTGCTGATGATATTCGTTAACATAATCGTTGTAAAGTTGTGGGGGTTGTGTTGTTGGCGGCGCTAATTGTGTTTGTGGATTAAGAGATGTTTGGGGTACAGGATCATACATTACCGTTGCTGGAGGTTTTTTAGCTTTTGGTTTTCTGCCCCTAGGTTTACCACGCTTTTTGGGCGGGTTTAAAAGCCTTGAAGCATTCACGAATGTATTTACAAATAAGTCTGGCATATTTTGTTCTCAATAAATTCTAAATGACGAATGAAATCtacaataaactaaaaaagaagaaaagagaTGCTTTAGGCTTGATTTTTAGGTgatgttttaaatacatatttgaaattttgttctactGGAGGAAACTAACCCAAATAAAAGTTGATTTAGAAAATATGcattgttaataactttaaattaaataaaacgattgattttcttttaatatgatCGTGATATAAGAatctaaatcatttttttattataaatttatttcacatctttttaatattgattCTCGATTTTGGTAAAGTTAATTCTTTAAAAGCCATCACTACTTCAAACTGTTTGCATCAACCAGCTGGCTATTTCTTCTCTAAGCGGTACCAAGcaataaatacattaaaaacaaaataaataaaaagaaaactatatgaATTTATGAAAGTGTTTTGTCATTTATATGAAAGCCATTTGCAGTAATTAGTTTCTTAATCTCTTTTTGATTTCATCAGCCAAATCGGCCAATGGAATGTCTTCTTCTTTACGGCTGCCGACTTCACGTAGCTTAACAATGCCCTTCGACAACTCTGAATCTCCGAATACCACGGCTAGAGGAATCTGTTGCTCCTCACAATGCTGGAGTTGGGCCAATAGTTTGGGATTTAATTTGTAGGAATGTTCAGCCTAGatagaaatatgttaaaaatttagtaaatttctTGATAATGGGGATAAATAGTAGCTTACCTTTACACCTTGATTCcacaaatcatttaaaatgcTTAAACGTTTTTCGTGTAAACCTTTGTGAGCTGAGGCTACATAAACCTCGATGTCATTGGTGCGTGGCTTAACACCAGATGCGGCAGCTTTGGCTTCTAACACCGAAAATATACGTTCCACACCTATGGAAACACCCACACAGGGCACTTGTCTTCCCTTGGGATCAAACATACCAACCAAGTTATCATAACGACCACCACCAGCTACAGAACCAACGGTGCCCTGTTCTTCAGAAGCTCCATTGGCTAAAATTTTGGGCTCAGCCTTAAGTACACATTCATAAATAACACCCGTATAGTAGTCCAAACCACGAGCCAAACTCAagtcaaaacaaattttatccGCAAGACCCATAGCATTACAGTACTTAAGTAAAAGTTGCATGCCTTCCAGACCCTTAACGGCAGCACTGACAGCTTTCAATTTAGGATCAGCCAAAAGTTTTTCAACCAAATCACTACCACCACTCAGCTGAACATATTCACCAATTTGATCGGCAGACGAAGCATCTAAACCTTTTTCATCGATCATCTCACGGCGCACCTCCGACCAGGGAGACTAaaagtgtaattttatttaaatctggtattttaaaatgtatattttcaaaacaattactTTATCCAATTTATCTACGGCCGAACAAATGGAACGGAATTTATCAGCTGGTACACCACAGGCTTCAAACATACCATCCAATAATTGTCTATGATTTAGCTTGATGACATAATCGCCAATATCTAAAACATCTAAGATTTCAGAGACAATTTTAACACATTCAGCATCGGGTAACATGGGATCATAAGAGCCAGCAATATCAAAATCctgaaaaagtaaacaaaaaataataagatcAGAAATGCATTTATCTAAAAGAAAACCAGTATTCAATACTTACACATTGATAAAACTCCCTATAACGACCACGAGTCATGGCAGGATTATCGCGGCGATATACCTTGGCAATGTGATAACGTTTAATGCTCGATATTTTATTCATGGCTAAATATCTAGCCAAAGGAACTGTCAGATCATAACGAAGCGATAGTATTTCACCGCCTTGATCTTTGAGATCATAAATTAACTTGGAATCCTCACCATATTTGCCAGTTAAAACTTcctaaaaaaatagaaacaaacaagtgattaaaatatataatctattgcctttttttaacatttccccTGTTACCTTCAATTCGAATACTGGTGTATCAATAGCTTCACCACCATGTTTCTTAAATACCGTTGTTATCTTGTCCAAAACATTTTGACGCAACATCATTTGTTGAGGACCATAATCACGTGTACCCTTGGGAGTTTTTAAagtaaacttttgattttgttgagGTTCATCACCCAATTTGGCCTTAAGGGCCAGCAATCGAGCCACTTCTTCATCGATCTAAAAgtaaattcaagaaaattttgttttataataaaaactctttttttctttagaaaattgttaataaaaatttaatttaatgctaACCTTGTCCAATTCCAGTTGCCGATGTTTTATGGTACCACTAACACCATTATTACCAACTCCATCATCagtatcatcattattattattatttttaagagattttaaatcGACTTTGGAGCTCAATGTACgataatttaattgtatttgtaaaaaattaactttatttaaacgCGTAGTTGTTTGTACAAATGAACgtaacatttttgtaatttttttataaatttttattatttgttaatttatattttattttaaaatatttactacttTTATAGCTAtatagttgttttgttttatttagtttgtggtaatattttctttgtttttgtggCTTTAGACctaaacgacaacaacaataatgaaaCTGAATTAGAAGTGGCTTTGAACATTGTTTTTTGGgagtatatttagttttttcttttttttataacatatttgattagtaaaaatgttaaatgtatatttttttattattttttactttatattttatgagCACAACACTATTGACAAATGcacgaaagttttttttacaaatatgaaAGAATGCTgcgtactttttttttaaataagaaatgcaTATTGGTGAAATTTGTTAGTAAgtgataaatgttttttatttgttagttttaaaaaacgtaagaacaaatttaaaagctttagcaAAAAGTGTACaagatatgtattttatttaagtgctttctatagaaactgtGTAATTTGTGAGATGAAACACATAATCAATGCTTCTTCATCAACCATCAACTTAACTCCTGATATAGTTATAATCTGCACTAAATTTTATCACGTTTTTAGCAAATGCTTATGATATTTTGCAGTCTCATCTTAAAAATCTATCTTCGTTTTGCTATATTATCTAAAATACGCCTGCTTACTCCACAAGGTCAAGACATCTATTTCTAGCAAAGACTCTGGTAAAGAAGAATACAAACGGATACAATCTTTTAAAAGGATCATCTATCTACTACTATATCTATCtacctgtctatctatctatctatttatctatctatctatctatctatctatctatctatctatctatctatctatctatctatctatctatctatctatctgtctatctatctatctatctgtctgtctatctatctatctatctatctatctatctatctatctatctatctatctatctatctatatatctacctatctatctatctatctatctatctatctatctatctatctatctatctatctatctatctatctatctatcatctgtCCATCTATTATCTGCcgatcatctatctatctatctatctatctatctatctatctatctatctatttatctatttatctatttatctatttatctatttatctatttatctatttatctatctatttatctatctatctatttatctatttatctatttatctatttatctatttatctatctatctatctatctatctatctatctatctatctatctatctatctatctatctatctatcatctgtCCATCTATTATCTGCcgatcatctatctatctatctatctatctatctatctatctatctatctatctatctatctatctatctatctatctatctatctatctatctatctatctatatgtaATCATTAATCATATTCTCCTTTTTTGTCAAACAAACCTACTTTTGTTTATCTCGTTTAACCTATTAATCGAATTTCGTTCAgaattacaaacaaattatattaaaacatgtatggccatacatatgtatgttgaatAATTTTCGCTTtcctaacaaaaataataaaaagtcaaGGCCATCATATACAAATCAGACCGCTTAGTGATAATAGCCAACAAAACCGCCATGTGCGTaactataaacaacaacaaacaagagGCCATCATAGATGCAGTATgttcgtttatttatttttattgtaatgttgttattttaatcTCAAAACAGGTAAATTCATAGTATGGAGGCACAACAGCTGACTGTTGTAATAAGATGCAGTTATAATCTACACACTAACGGTATACAGCGATAATAATTTTAACCTTGGTGAAACCGAGCgttaaacttttttacaaaactttattttttgtaggctttttattactaataaatgaaataaataaatcaataatggttgcattaaaataatcttatttatatattttttatttttctgtatttaaaatatattaatttttatgactCGGATTTACAAAGGTTAATTGtgaatattgcaaaatttttaaatagagataaataacaaaatgttaagGTTTTCAAAACAGGTTTTTGCAAATCTCCTACTTTGaagcaatttaaacaaaagaatggAATGAGTAAACGTTTAAAACTAGaccaaatattatttaacttttgaataatttcaaacaaaatgtgAAAGTTAACAAATGTACTTAAAGCAATTCATGTTTTGCTTTATGTATCtgcaactttaaaaattaaattcgatGACTCAAGATAACAACAAAATAGAcatgaaatgtttaaaagaatatatactataacacaaacaaaaaactaatgagctggtttaatttaaataatgaggataataagaaaataataaattaaatatgaaattaggtGTGTCttgtgtttaataaatatgtttagtgATTACGATAATGAAATTAGTTTTGCCTAACTTTGTAGATTTTATAAAGATTACAGGCTATTCTTTTAAACCTTTAAGAAGTTATTTCAACTCAATAAtaatatgtaccaaatttccTGTATTGAGGGggattattatataatttcttgAAAAAGAAACTATTACTGAAAGCTcgagtatttttattaatattttgtaaggTAATACTTACTTACAAAATAATTCCACTCAGACTCATAAAACAGAAACTCATCACCGCCAAAGTAGAATTGAGCTTTGTTTAATACTTCATtacgaattaattaaaaaaagcagCGCCAACAGTAACTTCTTAATACCCTGATGTGATATTGTTGTACTTAATGATGTTATTTACATTTATCTACATACGTtgcaatgtttttgtttatcctAATCTCTATACAGGATATTTGTTGTGATTAGATGCGACGAATGATGAAATCGTTTTACGATGTTGCAGTTTTTTATCCTAAACTTTATGATACACACATTTTTCACAATAAATCAACACACAACTGCACATATAAATCAAATTCAATATGATTGTTGTTGGCCGGGCGCAATTGGTGAAAGGGTTAGTATTGTAGTACTACATAATGAAATTCCTTACCCCACCATCTTATTAATACTTTCACTGACACACACAAACCCACACCAAACGcaataattacatacatacaaaaatactttGCAGAATTTCAAGTCTGGACATGCATATTGTTTTACTTGCTCCTAGCTAATAAATCTTATTGTCTAAGAACTAACCTTTTCTTTGGGTTCCTTGGCCGCTTTTAGTTTTCGTACCAAATCACcttgtaatttaatttcttcCAAAATTTGTTCACGCGTTTCACTCATTCCTAATAAAACAATTCGTAGCTCACACAagacaaaactttattttgtttttattctaaagaattattatttggttgtttatttgttttattaacaaatttttatatttaaattttatttttttatagtttttattaagaaattactattgttttcaagttaatttcaatttttttgccaaaaacccACAGAAAAACTTCACACGCGGCGCACCAGAGACCTGCtccgacaaatattaacggcgACGGCGGTTGACtaaaaatatcggcggcggcttaaaatcgactTTAAGCCGGCTACGTATCAAATAcgcttaatttatataaaaacggaATCCGAGAGGTAAAAAAGTGggattttattaagtttaaattaatatgaaCGTCAGCTTTATTTTGGGAATAGGGATTGCAATGAGGAATTGGGTCAATTATGACAAAGATCTccataatttaaagtttttttttttattttaccataATTCTATCATAATGCTAAACTTTTGGAATGATGTATTAACTATAAATTGATTTTCTGTAAGAGGATTGGCGGACCGATcctcatatttttaagtttcATAAATATAGTTTTCGGTccctaaaaaagtttttttttttcgtcgaATTCCATTATTACATCTACATTTGAAAACCATTTTTGCgtttagtcattttctgaagaacaTTTGTTTGAATCATGTTTCGATTATCGTAAAATTTGTAGACGTAGTCGGCTTAAAGTCGAATCGGCGCGGGTCTCTGCGGCGCACTCgataaaaaattgtctaaaaacaGTGACAGCTATGCATAATTACAGAGTTGCCTCTTTGATTTTGGGGGCTAAGCTCCGCATGGTTGTAATAATTTGGTACTTATAATTTATTGTAAcggtaaattgttttttgaaggTTTTAAGTTCCTTTTCAGAATGTAATATATCAAAaccaattgaataaatttataaagtctTAAAAACATGATAGATAATAAGGaacataacattttttatttaaaaatatgtatagatgatggattttaataaaaaactaatgaatttaaacaaaaaacttaatttttaatgaaaatttggtttactttggaaaattgtatttcaatggaaaataaatcttttttaaaaaaatgtattttataatgaaaatttgcatattgaataaaagtttttttaatattttcaatgaaaaatcaAATTCTTAGTGAAAAAAcctaagttttaattaaaacttagcGGAGACTTAAGAGAAAAATCGAAAACTGTTTCGATTGTGAACggaattttaaaatcttattaaaaaaagaaaactccaAATGTTACTTGTGGGTGTTTGTGttgttattgcaaaaaaatttattataaaatatataatatacgtATAATTATGggcatatttttttggaaattatattgtaactatataacattgtatatattattattattattaaattaaataattaataaaaagtattttatgcaTAAATTGAGAGAAAGCCTTGGCAATAAGATAAATTCCGTAAATAATacagaaaatagaaagaaatcgATTAAATAcactaaaagaaataaaataaaatggtattttaattaatttagacGACGTTTTTTCATCATCATTTTGCGTTTCTTTTCCATAGCCTCCAGTTTCATATCTTCTAAATCTTCCTGGATGCCTAAGGGAATAAAAAAGAACAcataaaaaatttgcttaaaatgtttacaaatccAAAGCTTAcctatttttttactaatatattcTTCTCTCTGTACTTGTGCGAAATTAGATTCCATATCACGATCATCAAAGTCCTCATCCCGATATCtgtaaaataaatcattatacataaatttttaattaattaaagaaatctttaaaaaaacctTACTTTGATTTATCATAACCGAAAATAGCTTTTATATGAGAAGAATAATCTTCTTCTTCATCACCGTCATCTATGAAATCATCCAATTCGGAATCATATTCtgaatcatcatcatcatccaaAATACgtcctataaaaaatatacaaaaaacataattttcttatatgtatttcttaaatttgtaaacaaatataaactcaCTTTTAGAAGCAGCCGATTTTTTACTATCACCATATTTGTTGGAAGAAGGTCCCGGACCCCGTCTAACATCTGCTGGTGGAAATTGTCTAGTTTTTTGCACATCACGCGGTGGAAATTCTCTTGATTTAACTGTTTTCATATCACGTGGAGGAAATTCTCTTGACTTAACTGCATTAATATCACGAGGAGGAAATTCTCTAGTAGGACCATTATAAGATTGTTTACTAGAACTGCTATTACTATAGGGATTTTTACTGATTGCTGAGCTACTGGCACTGCTGCTACTTGACGATGAGGATTTACTGCTAGATGAAGAGGAGGAGGCACTTAACTTACTACTAGATTTAGCACTTGATGATtgtgacgatgatgatgaagagCTTTTACCATTTGTTATTGATGAGGAACTGGCATTTGTTGAAGGTTTAGCAAAATTGGCAGAAGAGGATTTTTTATCCAACGAActggatgatgatgatgactttTTGTCTGATGAACTAGATGTTTTACTTGCACTACTACTACttgtttgatttaattttgGTATTCTACCATTAGGTTCCATGCGTTGTGTAGACGATGATGTCTTTTCCTTATCAGGTCTTTTGCCTTTAACAAGTTCTTCATTACGTTCTCGTTCTCTGCGTTCTTTGGCTTCTTTAGCCCTTTGACGTTCTTCCATTTCTTGTTTCTCCTTCATTGTCATTAGTCTCTCGggctcttttttcttttttacttcgaCCGGCAGATCAACAGGTTCGTGTTGTTTTTTCTCGGCCAATTTCAGTAAAGCTTGAAAATCCatgggtggtggtggtggtttacgatttttcaatttctttttctcCGCTTCACGTTTTCTGCGTTCCTCTTCTTCCTGACGTTTTTCTGCTTCTGGATCGTATATCGGTTTGGATGATGTGTTATATGTACGCGCTACATTAAGTCCACTTGCAGTTGTTTCTTTGACATGACTTACTCTTTGACGAGTATgactatttttttcttctatttcacGTGTGATAGCAGCTTTTACACGCTCTTTCGTACCGGTGAGATCTTTGAGTGACTGTGGTCGACTGGGGGTGAAACCCTTGTCTTCCTTAACATCTTtaacctttaaaaaatttaaaaatataaatgaaaataaacatataaacggatttaatataaaatttgtaaaactttaaaattaatattaaattttgaagatagtTCGGACTACGGAATTAGTTCGGAAACACACAATCTCTGAAATGCATAACTACAAATGTAAACCTCAAAACAACTGACCTTATCTATATACTTTTGATAAAATGAATTGGCCTCTGTGGAAACATAACCATAATCATCCTGATCCGGTTGATCTGGACCCTGCATTGTAACCGCTGTATGTTCGGTATTAACTGCATCCTCCA is part of the Lucilia cuprina isolate Lc7/37 chromosome 3, ASM2204524v1, whole genome shotgun sequence genome and harbors:
- the LOC111675321 gene encoding protein SPT2 homolog, translating into MDFGTLLHMAKKNSEDNKNDGKYYSTKFAPPKKESKEKKLSDNIQKFLQKKEQEEKRKQQEQKEKLNQLLSMRDEKSKNKIRKMLKVTKSANRSVLEDAVNTEHTAVTMQGPDQPDQDDYGYVSTEANSFYQKYIDKVKDVKEDKGFTPSRPQSLKDLTGTKERVKAAITREIEEKNSHTRQRVSHVKETTASGLNVARTYNTSSKPIYDPEAEKRQEEEERRKREAEKKKLKNRKPPPPPMDFQALLKLAEKKQHEPVDLPVEVKKKKEPERLMTMKEKQEMEERQRAKEAKERRERERNEELVKGKRPDKEKTSSSTQRMEPNGRIPKLNQTSSSSASKTSSSSDKKSSSSSSSLDKKSSSANFAKPSTNASSSSITNGKSSSSSSSQSSSAKSSSKLSASSSSSSSKSSSSSSSSASSSAISKNPYSNSSSSKQSYNGPTREFPPRDINAVKSREFPPRDMKTVKSREFPPRDVQKTRQFPPADVRRGPGPSSNKYGDSKKSAASKRRILDDDDDSEYDSELDDFIDDGDEEEDYSSHIKAIFGYDKSKYRDEDFDDRDMESNFAQVQREEYISKKIGIQEDLEDMKLEAMEKKRKMMMKKRRLN
- the LOC111675322 gene encoding histidine--tRNA ligase isoform X2 — translated: MSETREQILEEIKLQGDLVRKLKAAKEPKEKIDEEVARLLALKAKLGDEPQQNQKFTLKTPKGTRDYGPQQMMLRQNVLDKITTVFKKHGGEAIDTPVFELKEVLTGKYGEDSKLIYDLKDQGGEILSLRYDLTVPLARYLAMNKISSIKRYHIAKVYRRDNPAMTRGRYREFYQCDFDIAGSYDPMLPDAECVKIVSEILDVLDIGDYVIKLNHRQLLDGMFEACGVPADKFRSICSAVDKLDKSPWSEVRREMIDEKGLDASSADQIGEYVQLSGGSDLVEKLLADPKLKAVSAAVKGLEGMQLLLKYCNAMGLADKICFDLSLARGLDYYTGVIYECVLKAEPKILANGASEEQGTVGSVAGGGRYDNLVGMFDPKGRQVPCVGVSIGVERIFSVLEAKAAASGVKPRTNDIEVYVASAHKGLHEKRLSILNDLWNQGVKAEHSYKLNPKLLAQLQHCEEQQIPLAVVFGDSELSKGIVKLREVGSRKEEDIPLADLADEIKKRLRN
- the LOC111675322 gene encoding histidine--tRNA ligase isoform X1, with translation MLRSFVQTTTRLNKVNFLQIQLNYRTLSSKVDLKSLKNNNNNDDTDDGVGNNGVSGTIKHRQLELDKIDEEVARLLALKAKLGDEPQQNQKFTLKTPKGTRDYGPQQMMLRQNVLDKITTVFKKHGGEAIDTPVFELKEVLTGKYGEDSKLIYDLKDQGGEILSLRYDLTVPLARYLAMNKISSIKRYHIAKVYRRDNPAMTRGRYREFYQCDFDIAGSYDPMLPDAECVKIVSEILDVLDIGDYVIKLNHRQLLDGMFEACGVPADKFRSICSAVDKLDKSPWSEVRREMIDEKGLDASSADQIGEYVQLSGGSDLVEKLLADPKLKAVSAAVKGLEGMQLLLKYCNAMGLADKICFDLSLARGLDYYTGVIYECVLKAEPKILANGASEEQGTVGSVAGGGRYDNLVGMFDPKGRQVPCVGVSIGVERIFSVLEAKAAASGVKPRTNDIEVYVASAHKGLHEKRLSILNDLWNQGVKAEHSYKLNPKLLAQLQHCEEQQIPLAVVFGDSELSKGIVKLREVGSRKEEDIPLADLADEIKKRLRN